Below is a genomic region from Strongyloides ratti genome assembly S_ratti_ED321, scaffold srae_chrx_scaffold0000004.
ttctttttttttttgttggtattatatgtattattaaaaattgtttatgtatttttttttaatttttactatttttattttttaaatctttaatattttccaactaatttttatttacttataagaatagtttctttttttttgttacattttctttatcataataattcAATGATAAAGTATTATTGTGATTGTACAATGTTTAGTAATAATGGCAATAGTCAGAGATAAactttaagaaataaaaaagaaactaGTCATaggttataaaataaaagaatatacaTAGAAAATTGTCTAATTTTGGTTTTAACATTATGTAATGTTGAACCTCTATATCCTTAACATAGACAAAGcgtataaatttaaagtataagAAGAGTGATATTATTGGTTGGAGATGCgtaatgtataaaaatattatgttgagtctataaaattttattttgataataatataaaaaattaatactttatttgttcaaaatttttttcaattactattgatatattatttacaatttttttttctataaaatttatattatataaatatatatatatttaaaaataagataattttaaaaatgtatttattttttcattataaagtattgaaaaagtttatttattcattattatagaaaaaaaaaatttttttttctttttactttaaataattttaaaatatcacaTTAGTAAATGAATACTgttcttataaaaaaaaatattattaaaattgttattctattcttaataataatattcatttctataaaaatttttgacatTCGATAACATCTACTGGTTTATTATACCATTCTATTTCTAATATTcacaataatataaacaataacaaaaatataactttatgcctaaaactttttagaccattttaattaaaatgtatttataaaattttatttatattttaaaatatcaatttaatttttaattaattttaatattttgttaagataatttctttttttagaaatactattataatttaaatatttatcatttacattttattacacaaatattaatttaattatacaaaataatattttcattatattaatGTACAAAAATggcatatatattttttaaattatttttattttaatgagaAAATGTTGTCCTTCTTTCAAAcgtcattttatattatttaatcttatatttttaagttttatagaaaaaaagatattctttatagattaaaatataaatttaataaaatattattattattttattttttttttttttagatattccTGGTTTATCTCAGGTATTGCagacaaataataatacaggATCTAATAGAAGTCATCGTAAACTTCCACCATTGCCAATAAAAGCTGAAATTGCTGCATTAATTGAAGGAATAGCAAAACCTCTTCCACCATCAATATCTTCTTTAATGAATCCCTCAAATCATATACCACAACAAGGACATTCATCAATAAATTCAACTAATAAACCCGTTAGTTTAGATTATGATGTTCATATAGAACCTCAAATGCAACATAGTCCTTGTTATCCATATATTAAAGCAAATACATTAAATGGTAGAAATTCTGGTGATCATCAGTTATGTTATGGTATAGAATCAACTATTATTCGATCAACTTGTACTATTGAAGATAGTTATTATGAAGATGGTTTAAATGGAAATGCTCAAGGCAGTGTAAAACGtaagttattatatttaaaaatttttttttatatttttttttagaagttATACATACAAATAATGATGATAGTTCTGGTGTTTCAAGTTGTTGTacaaatattgataatttaaatccAACTCATCGTGTTcagaatatatttattccAAGACATGATGATGAAATATTACTTGAAATTGGTGATGCAATACATGTTGAAAGAGAATATGATGATCATTGGTGTTTTGGTACAAATCTTCGTACTGGAAAACATGGTATATTTCCATCAGCACATATATGTGAAATTGATTTAGTTGAAGAAATTTGTATGGGTGCTTTAAATTGTAATCCAGCAAAACAATTACAAGAAGATAGagatacattttatttaacaatgtTAGCATCAATTGAAGTTGCTCATCATAAAGGAAATGATGTTCTTGTTCAAGCAATAAACAAAGTATGttacttaattttaaacaatattatttacttttttattttaatttaggTAATGTCATGTTATCAAAACAAGGAAGAAATTTTAGTACCACAAACTGTTTTGATGGAAGTATCATTAAGAGGAATTCatgttattgataaaaaaaagaaaaatttctttCGTTGTCCAACATTTGATTTCTTTTTCTCTCTTCAAAATATCTCATTTTGTGGGGCACACccaaaacatttaaaatattttggttTTATTACCAAACATCCATTATTACCAAGATTTGCTTGTCatgtatttttatcaaatcaATCAACACAACCAATTGTGGAAGCAATTGGTAGAGCTTTTAAAAGAAGTTATGATGAATATATGGCATTTGCTCATCCAACAGAAGATATCTATATtgagtaaaatttttaaataattttcgttaataattaaatacaatgttcaaaaattaatagtcacaatttattattatatgaattgaaacatattaaaaatgttataatatcaaagtttaatgaaaaaaaaaaccattttttttaacattataaataaaaataaaagatttcaCATATGAATAAAGTTTTTAgtttaaagtattattttaaaatgtttaatttaaaataaaattaaagttaaaaaaagcaaaacaaaaatagttttgttatttaattattcacCACTTATcagtttttttaaagtaattttggtaaaaacaatttatactTATCCTCTTTATtgtttacaatattttaaattgatattaaacatagtaaaataattattttttttatcaaaataaaagcaaaaaaataaataattttttgttttaataaaattaactcaggtgataaaaaaaataatgtctATTTActcattaataaataatattattaaaatgccATTAGTAATGTAACCacattcatttatatatttttataatattaatatcaaattatatgattttgttatttgatattttagaaaatcatttttatttagtcctctatttataaatataatataatcttatataagaactttaattttaaaactcaaatgaatttaaacaattaatatcatttgaTCTTTcaataaacattaaattttagatGGCAATTGTTTTACTAGtgcaaaaataataaaagataatgtgctatactttatttttcattgatTTGCAAAAAGTGTTATTTAACAAAgtattaacaaataatttgagtatgtcaaaatataatataaattttgacTATCACCcgatttaaatattttatatatatattattattattaatatatatatatatatttttttttaatttttattatttaataatactttttaaataatttaatttaaaaaatataataaaataacaactttttttaagaaaaaaatttacatatggcattattttttttctaaatgttataacattttattagaataaattttataaatatcaagtaaaataaaaaattttattttataagataaagtttttcttaaaatgcttattttatatagataaatttttatattcatataGTTTTAgagatataattttaaaataaaagttacactattaattctaaaaatttacatctttttatagttaaaagataataaaattgtttaaaatactaatgataaaaaatttttttttacaatttagtGGTATGCCTTATCTTACGTAACTTCAACCTTCtttataatgaataaaaaatttatgacaTACAAAAATTACATTGATATAATGTGTTTTTAGATATCtcaagaaaatatttaatttaaaaatataatttaattattgtttaataataatttatgtttattttatgtattatatcattttaaatgtagattgaactttataattattattattttaacataaattatgaaaatttttttttttaacattctacgagtttataaacattttttgtaaaataaaatataaattacatttcattacaataattttttcatcaaaGTTTTAAACGATCAAATGTTAACTAAATGATGTATCTATCAGATGAATGTATAAATATGTCTTTTCcatttaaaatagttttattattctaagtttttatttatcaaaaagaagtgattaattaaaatgatgTCAATatgacattttattttaaagcaTACATTAttcattaacattttaatgatattatttttatttaattaaacatttttttaatgttttaatttcAGATAAAAATCATGAAAACTGATcgagaaaataaaaaaaaaaatttaaaagataatcaACTGATAGAGGAAGAATTGGAAAATGAAGGAATTCTTAAACCACCAGATGGAGGATATGGATGGGTTGTTGTATTAGGAGCTTTTTTCGcaaatattattgttgatGGTGTTGGTTTTACAATTGGTGATCTATTAATTCCAAAATGGTTAGAAGAATTTGAAACCAGTCAAAGTTCTGCAGCTCTTGTTACCTCAATACTTCAAGGAACATATTTACTTATTGGTCCTGTTGCATCAGCATTAGCAAATAATTTGGGATGTCATGTTGTTGTTGTAATAGGTGCATTATTAGCAAGTGCtggatttttattatcagcATTAGTACCATCACTTcctatattatatattacattTGGTTTAATTAGTGGTTCAGGATTTGGTTTTATGTTTTTAACAGCTATTGTCATTGTTTCTACATATTTTGACAATAATAGAGCACTTGCAACTGGTATAACTGTTTGTGGTTCAGGTATTGGAACAATGTTTTTTGGTTACATTAATcctatattattaaatttatgtaataataattggAGAATATATCTTGGTGTTGCATCTTGTTTTACATTTTCTGTTTCAATTTGtggttttatttataaaccACTTAAACCAACAGAGGCACAAGTTAATAAAGTTGCAAAAATTGCTACAGAATATTTAGATATTAAAGATACTGATgaaagtaatataaataatttgacAACTAAAAGTAAATCAAGCTATGTTACTGAAGGTGTAGAATTTGAAAGATTTTCACAAAAATCAAGAAGTTTTACAAATAGTTTTAATTCTTCACGTCCATTTTTATCAACATTAGAATTACATGTatcaaaaaaacaaaatcaaGGATCATGGTCACAACATGATATTGCTGCATCTGCAACAAGAGATAGTGTAATTGAACTTAATAGACCATTATCTAAAGTAGATATTTTTCTTCCAACATCAATGGAAAATATACGACAAAGATCTTCTAGTCTTCATggtaattaatttttttatttttataatattaattattaacattttaggaagtattaaaaaaaaacatataagTAAAAGTACAAGTAATTTAGAAGAAAAACCTGTTTTAATGTTAAGTACATTAGCATTATCAAATGGTGAAGAATATGATGAATCTGGTAATATTTcatggaaaaaaaatgtttcagtagctgttaaaaaaatacttgatccatcacttttaaaattatttagttttattatatttgctCTATCAggattttttacatttttctgtttttttgtaccatatatatatttaggaAGGCAAGCATTAAGTAAAGGTGTTCCTGAatcacaaaaaaataatttacttatTTATCTTGGTTTAGTTAATACAATTGCTCGTGTATTATGTGGTTATATTGCAGATAAACCATCTGTTGATGCTCTtcaaatatcaaatatt
It encodes:
- a CDS encoding Major facilitator superfamily and Major facilitator superfamily domain, general substrate transporter and Major facilitator superfamily domain-containing protein is translated as MKTDRENKKKNLKDNQLIEEELENEGILKPPDGGYGWVVVLGAFFANIIVDGVGFTIGDLLIPKWLEEFETSQSSAALVTSILQGTYLLIGPVASALANNLGCHVVVVIGALLASAGFLLSALVPSLPILYITFGLISGSGFGFMFLTAIVIVSTYFDNNRALATGITVCGSGIGTMFFGYINPILLNLCNNNWRIYLGVASCFTFSVSICGFIYKPLKPTEAQVNKVAKIATEYLDIKDTDESNINNLTTKSKSSYVTEGVEFERFSQKSRSFTNSFNSSRPFLSTLELHVSKKQNQGSWSQHDIAASATRDSVIELNRPLSKVDIFLPTSMENIRQRSSSLHGSIKKKHISKSTSNLEEKPVLMLSTLALSNGEEYDESGNISWKKNVSVAVKKILDPSLLKLFSFIIFALSGFFTFFCFFVPYIYLGRQALSKGVPESQKNNLLIYLGLVNTIARVLCGYIADKPSVDALQISNISIIIGGIATCFVPFLSEYWMFVIYTIPFALGVACFSALRSVICVELYGIEKLTNAFGILLLFMGFAAVSGAPFAGFIADITGNMDYSWYIMGSIMILSGMITIPIRKIVEWENKKNNNIEHDGVSELEALKENH